CGGAAAGACAGCATATGGGGACTCCTGGACGGACAGTCTAACCCACTCCTGTCGCCAGCCTTGCCTGCACGCATGGCAGACAAAAGACCACGGCAGCTGTCAGCGAAACCCGCTTGTGCCAAGATCGTCGGCTGATTATTCCCGGGGAGGGGGCATGAAGAAGGACATCGTGTCGTTCGAGGGTGTGCACTGCGCCAACTGCAGCGCGCCCATGCAGGGAGAGTTCTGCCATGAGTGCGGCCAGTCCATCCACACCGTGCTGCGTCCCATGCACCACATGGTGGAGGACACGCTGGACATGGTGCTGCACGTGGACGGCCGCGTGATCCACACCCTGCCGCCACTGTTCCTCAAGCCCGGCTTCCTCACCCTGGAATACTTCGCCGGCCGCCGCCAGCGTTATGTGGCGCCATTCCGCCTGATGTTCGTGCTGGCCCTGCTGGCGTTCTTCGCGTGCCATCTGGCGGTGGGCAACTACGACCCGCTGCACTTTGGCAACGAGTCCAGCGCCGGCACGGGCGCTTTCGGCCAGGACAACACGGCGGAGGCGGTGCACGCGCATTTCGAACAAATGCGCCAGGACATCGAGAAGTCCAAGGGACAAGGCGATCAGAAGGGGAAACGCTACAACCAGCTGATCACCGCCGAGCGCGACCATGCCAACCATCGGCTGGTCGAGCTTCACGCGCCGCCCATGCCCGAAGTCCTGATGGACGACGACATGACCTCGATGACGATCAACATCCCGTGGCTGCCCGCCGCCATCAACCAGAGCTTGGACCGCTCGAGGGCGCGATTCGTGGCCAACGTGCAGGAGATGCGCACTGGCGGTGATCGCGCCAAGGTGGCGGAAGAGCGCGTGATCGGCTCCGTGTTCCATGCGCTGCCGCAGACCCTGTTCGTGCTGATGCCGCTGTTCGCCTTGCTGTTGAAGTTCACCTACCTCTTCAAGCGCCGGCTCTATATGGAGCACCTGATCGTGGCGCTGCACAGCCACGCCTTCCTGTTCCTGTCCCTGCTGCTGGGCATGCTGCTCTATGGGTTGTACGGCTGGGCCGTACCCCACGCCGCCTGGCTTGGCCTGCCCTTGCGGCTGCTCGGCTGGGCGCTGGTGATCTGGTCCCTCGCCTACCTGTTCCTCATGCAGAAGCGTGTCTACCGGCAGGGCCGGTTCATGACCACGGTGAAATACCTGTTTATCGGCTGGTGCTACTCCATCATGGCCGCCGTCGCATTCGCTTTCGCCGCCGTGCTGGGCATGACGAACTGATCGCAGAACTTGCGATTTATCTGTGACACAAATCACACACAAACCGCGCAGCCGCGCGGTTTGGCGGTACCCCAAAAGTGCTTTCGAGCGGGGTTTTGCACAGCGTCACACGGCTGTCAAGGCAAGTCCCGTGCCTATGGCAGTTGCATGAACCACGGCCAATCGATAAATGCAAGATGCTGTATTTATTGAATTTTATATGCTGGCTAAAACTTGAACAGCGAGTACGGAAGGCCGTTTTCATGCGCCCTGGGGGCCTCCCTCAACGTCCCATCCACAGACTTATCCACAGAGGCTGTGGATAACGGGAAAAGCCCCCTGCCGATAGTCACTTAGCTGCCCTTTCTAGATGACGGGGCAGCAAGCCCCCGCAAGCCGTCGCCAATCCGCCCATCGGCCGGTCGATGCGTTTCACCCGGCTGGAATTCCGCCCGGTGCAACGGCCCGGTTACACTGCATGGCCGAGAGGTATTCATGCCCGCTGTCCTTCGCGTT
This genomic interval from Dyella japonica A8 contains the following:
- a CDS encoding DUF3667 domain-containing protein; its protein translation is MKKDIVSFEGVHCANCSAPMQGEFCHECGQSIHTVLRPMHHMVEDTLDMVLHVDGRVIHTLPPLFLKPGFLTLEYFAGRRQRYVAPFRLMFVLALLAFFACHLAVGNYDPLHFGNESSAGTGAFGQDNTAEAVHAHFEQMRQDIEKSKGQGDQKGKRYNQLITAERDHANHRLVELHAPPMPEVLMDDDMTSMTINIPWLPAAINQSLDRSRARFVANVQEMRTGGDRAKVAEERVIGSVFHALPQTLFVLMPLFALLLKFTYLFKRRLYMEHLIVALHSHAFLFLSLLLGMLLYGLYGWAVPHAAWLGLPLRLLGWALVIWSLAYLFLMQKRVYRQGRFMTTVKYLFIGWCYSIMAAVAFAFAAVLGMTN